In Patescibacteria group bacterium, a single window of DNA contains:
- the obgE gene encoding GTPase ObgE produces the protein MLVDIIEVVFKGGHGGRGIVSFGKMARSGPDGGNGGRGGDLFVRATSDITLLNQFNSENFAAAENGQPGGRNKTSGKDGKDLEVLLPVGTSLIDKKSGLTILELKQIDQRELVCRGGLGGKGNWEFRGPKNITPMYAQSGFAGDKKDLILSLRLIADYGFIGLPNAGKTSLLNELTNSKAKTANYAFTTLTPNIGVYNGKYLADIPGLIEGASNGKGLGIKFLKHIEKVDVLLHCIASDSPNPEKDYETVRGELKAYNSELLNKKEIILLTKSDMVEDKKTLKELINRMKLLNKKVMPISIHDFESIEKLKKILK, from the coding sequence ATGTTAGTAGATATTATTGAAGTTGTTTTTAAAGGTGGACATGGAGGGCGCGGGATTGTTTCATTTGGAAAAATGGCAAGAAGCGGACCTGACGGGGGAAATGGAGGCCGGGGAGGAGATTTGTTTGTTCGGGCAACTTCAGATATAACATTACTCAACCAATTTAATTCTGAAAATTTTGCTGCGGCAGAAAATGGGCAACCAGGCGGACGAAATAAAACAAGTGGAAAAGATGGAAAAGATTTAGAAGTTTTATTGCCTGTTGGTACCAGCCTGATTGATAAAAAATCTGGATTAACAATTTTGGAGTTAAAACAAATCGACCAGAGGGAACTTGTTTGCAGGGGAGGACTTGGCGGGAAAGGAAACTGGGAATTTAGAGGGCCAAAAAATATTACTCCAATGTATGCGCAATCAGGATTTGCTGGAGATAAAAAAGATTTGATATTGTCGCTACGTTTAATTGCAGATTATGGCTTTATTGGGCTTCCAAATGCTGGAAAAACAAGTTTACTTAATGAATTAACTAATTCAAAAGCAAAAACTGCAAATTATGCCTTTACTACTTTGACTCCGAATATTGGAGTATATAACGGTAAATATTTAGCCGATATTCCAGGTCTTATTGAAGGAGCATCGAACGGAAAAGGGCTGGGGATAAAATTTTTAAAACACATTGAAAAGGTTGATGTGCTTTTGCATTGTATTGCTTCAGATTCTCCCAACCCTGAAAAGGATTACGAAACAGTTAGAGGAGAATTAAAAGCATATAACAGCGAATTGTTAAATAAAAAAGAGATAATTTTATTAACCAAATCAGACATGGTTGAAGACAAAAAAACCTTAAAAGAATTAATAAATAGAATGAAGCTTCTTAATAAAAAAGTAATGCCTATTTCTATTCATGACTTTGAAAGTATTGAAAAATTGAAAAAAATTTTAAAGTGA
- a CDS encoding DUF1749 domain-containing protein, producing MKISSPSLVQVATSDNIYLQGYFVSGKGSKAILHIHGFEGNFYENKFVQLLAERSKAENLSFLTVNTRGSEKIKDFNTTDEKITTIGARYELIEDCHIDIGAWVRFLLEKGYKDIILSGHSLGTYKVVRYLLTGRNKDSIKKLILLAPFDKKAGLEIYTKKPLEETLKSAQKMVDSGRGEEMVTDEFDSIVLSYKTYVSWYSQDEFGRMFEFSNKNYDFPVLKKINVPTKIIVGSKDEYFYPTNPEHPKEAMDILLKNIPNSTGKIIDGAVHSFAPHQDIMVDEAIEFIKK from the coding sequence ATGAAAATATCTAGTCCCTCACTGGTGCAAGTTGCCACTTCAGATAATATTTATCTTCAAGGTTATTTTGTTTCGGGAAAAGGTAGTAAAGCCATACTACATATTCATGGTTTTGAGGGAAACTTTTATGAAAATAAATTCGTGCAACTTCTAGCAGAGAGATCAAAAGCCGAAAATCTATCTTTTCTTACAGTAAATACAAGAGGTAGTGAGAAAATAAAAGACTTTAATACTACTGATGAGAAGATAACGACAATCGGAGCAAGATATGAACTTATTGAAGATTGCCATATAGATATTGGTGCTTGGGTAAGATTTCTCTTAGAAAAAGGTTACAAAGACATAATTCTATCAGGTCATTCACTGGGAACCTATAAGGTTGTTAGATATTTGCTTACGGGAAGAAACAAAGATTCAATTAAAAAACTTATACTGCTAGCACCTTTTGACAAAAAAGCTGGATTAGAAATTTACACGAAGAAGCCTCTTGAAGAAACTCTTAAAAGCGCACAAAAAATGGTTGACAGTGGAAGAGGTGAAGAAATGGTTACCGATGAATTTGACAGTATAGTTCTTTCATATAAAACTTATGTCAGCTGGTACAGTCAAGATGAGTTTGGTAGAATGTTTGAGTTCTCAAACAAAAATTATGATTTCCCGGTATTAAAAAAGATAAATGTACCCACAAAAATTATTGTCGGATCCAAAGACGAATATTTTTACCCAACAAACCCCGAGCACCCAAAAGAAGCAATGGATATTCTTTTAAAAAATATCCCAAATTCAACTGGAAAGATAATCGACGGCGCTGTTCATTCTTTTGCACCACATCAAGACATTATGGTTGATGAGGCGATTGAGTTTATTAAAAAATGA
- a CDS encoding Ldh family oxidoreductase, which translates to MKIKTSELKQKVSKYLELVGMPSHDIETFTGLIVEQEIIGNQFSPIGELPGKHARLIDNIRVDKEEIVVDKPSLKLIKGNGRLAPLITAGYIDEIVKSAKKQGIYAFGIYDSTYNDFFDVFCRKIAAQDCIAIIAENGGPQGVVPHGGKKDIFGTNPIAYGIPTNSFPIIFDAATAMYAWGRIRQAKENGEKLPDNAYLTKEGVITTDPNDAVAILPFGGYKGYAINLLLEVLSGALVRGKSGLDQPSDSQKYIGTLIIVIDPASFGDIKDFKASTTKLANDILAIPPMNPNEPVRVPGQRGSVYLEEAQKTGVVEIKDRDWEKFSSALEKLQNN; encoded by the coding sequence ATGAAAATAAAAACGAGTGAGTTGAAGCAAAAAGTAAGTAAATATCTTGAACTTGTAGGTATGCCTTCGCATGATATTGAAACCTTCACTGGTTTAATTGTTGAACAAGAAATAATCGGTAATCAATTTAGCCCGATTGGAGAATTACCGGGCAAGCATGCAAGGCTTATAGATAACATCAGAGTGGACAAAGAAGAAATCGTTGTAGACAAACCTTCGTTGAAACTTATTAAGGGAAATGGTAGACTTGCGCCTCTAATCACAGCTGGTTATATAGATGAAATTGTAAAGTCAGCGAAAAAGCAAGGGATTTATGCTTTTGGAATTTACGACAGCACTTATAATGACTTCTTTGATGTCTTTTGCCGTAAAATTGCGGCACAAGATTGTATAGCAATAATTGCAGAAAATGGTGGGCCGCAGGGTGTTGTCCCGCATGGCGGTAAAAAAGACATATTTGGTACAAACCCTATTGCTTATGGAATTCCAACAAATAGTTTCCCAATAATCTTTGATGCAGCAACAGCTATGTATGCTTGGGGTAGAATTAGACAGGCAAAAGAAAATGGTGAAAAACTCCCTGATAATGCATATTTAACCAAAGAAGGTGTAATTACTACGGATCCAAATGATGCAGTTGCAATACTTCCCTTTGGTGGATACAAAGGTTATGCGATTAACCTTCTGTTAGAAGTTTTAAGCGGAGCACTTGTCAGAGGCAAAAGCGGATTAGATCAACCATCGGACTCACAAAAATATATTGGAACACTTATTATAGTTATTGATCCAGCTTCGTTTGGCGACATCAAAGATTTCAAAGCTTCAACAACAAAATTAGCAAATGATATTTTAGCTATTCCACCAATGAATCCAAATGAACCAGTTAGAGTTCCAGGGCAAAGAGGTTCAGTCTATCTTGAAGAGGCACAAAAAACTGGCGTGGTTGAAATAAAAGACAGAGATTGG